The stretch of DNA ACAGGCACATAGCGGTTAGCTATTTCTTTGTGAATTAAAGCATAATCCGACTGGAGTGGAATGAGGGCGATATATTTTTCTCGAAATAAAAGGGCAGGATATACCGATCGGTTTCAATCGGGTCGGCACTTCAAGCGAATGCAATATTTAAAAAAAGGCCCGGATATGATCCGAGCCTTTTGAAAGAAAAGATTTACTGAACGCTCTCTTCAACGGCATTGGCCGTTCCCTTGACGTCTCGCCCGACGCCACGGACGGTATTGGCACAAGAAGCCAGAGTGAATGCACAAAGAATGATAGCAACCGGGACAATTCGGGACAATTTCATGGCAGTCTCTCCGATAGGATGTGGAAGGCACCCGCCTATGCGGGCAACGCATTACATAGACCACGCCAGCAGTATCTTCACTTATCCGAGGTTTCCCCAGACTGGCGGTGAAGCCGGTTCACCCGACTGTCACATTGTAAATCTAGCGCATGGTTTTACGCTGGCAAGTAAATGCATTGACAATACATGAATTTCTTTTGAAAAAAGTCGCACTACCAATCAACAGGCCCGAATAGTTTCAAAACGGCCACTGCGGCGGTAGGTTTCAAAAACCTGACGCAGATTTTTGGCGACGGCCTGAATATGCGCGCCTCCATCGGGTTTTATGATCATACCAAGCTGATAGTTCTTCAGCGGCGGCAGACCATGTTCCGGCCCGAGCGCGACAATGCCATCGCCCAGCAGCGTCTTACCAAAGGGCGCGATGGCCAAATCCGCCATGATCGCCGCACGCTGGCCGGTAGAATGAGAACTCATATAGGCGATGCGATAGGGGCGACCGGCATTGTCGAGTGCCTGCAACGCATTACCGCGCCAGGCGCAGCCCTCTTCCCAGATGGAAAGTGGCAACGGATCGAGCCGATAGGCATTTCCGCATTTCGCGCCAGCCCAGACGAGTTCCTCATCGAGCAATATCTCTATATCCGACTTCCCCGGCATGGCGTAGGAGAGATTGACCAGTGTCAGATCAAGCCTCCCTTCAGCAAAGCGCTTGCGCAGGTTGACGCTCTGGTCGATCACGACGTCAACCGTGACGCCTGGATGCGTTTCAGCGAAACGCTTGAGAACGAGGGGCAGGACGCATTCGCCAATATCATCCGGCGAACCGAGCCTCACCACGCCAGTCACGGTGGGTGCCACGAATTTGGAGACCGCCTCGCGGTTGAGCGCCAGCAGACGGCGCGCAAACCCCAGAAGAACTTCTCCATCGCTCGTCAGTGTAACGGACCGCGCATCACGTTCGAACACGCTGACGCCAATCTGCTCTTCGAGTTTCTTAATCTGCATGGAAACAGCTGAAGGCGTGCGGAACACGGCATTGGCAGCAGACGAAAAACTGCCGGTATCCGCGATCGCCACGAAAGTGCGCAGCACATCAATATCGAGCAGAGGGAGAGGGTGTTGAACGGGCGCGGTCATGATTGCTCCGAGGCTTAGTTCAATATTTCTGATCTTTAACCTTTTTATATTTCGTTTGATTGAACGTCAAGTGTGCCGCACCCTTCCCTTACGTTCAACCTTGGTTCGAAAAACCGGACATCACCTTGATAAAAGCCTAATGGGAGACTGACATGGCATTTCAGCGCATAGATACAATATCAGCGGGAAACGTATCCGTTGCACGCCCTATCATCGCTCGCTTCCGCGCGCTTTATGGAACAACAATAAGGCTTTATCGCGCCTATGTTAGCCAACAGAGCTTGTATCGCAGCCGACGCATTCTCAATTCCCTGCCTGAGAACATTCAGCAGGATATTGGCTGGCCAAACATCAATGATCGGTTCGCGAAAAGACAAAGATAACTCAAACGCTGAAACCTAGAGCATCGGCGCAAAAATCGGCATCGATTTTTGGAAAGCTAATGCGTAGATTAAATAGTTAAGACTGGGCCTTTGTACATCTGTATGGACACACAACTCTCTAATTCCTGAGCTTGCGAATTCGCTAGTCCGAAATCGACATTACTTTGCGGATCGGTGTGATAAAAATCGGACCTTCTAGCAATTTCACGCCACACAATTACACTTTGGCGGCAGGCATTTAGCCGCACTGTGCAACCCCAACTTTCTGTGTCTCAATAAAGCGCACTATCCTGTTTGCGTCCCATTTTCTGGATTGCCCTCCCCTAGTGCAATTACGGACAAAACAGACAGGATAGAAGGCCAGAAAATGGCCGCTAAAACCGGGAAAACCGGAATAGTATTGACGGACACGCGAGCATCATCACGTCGGGAACCGCGATGATGTTTCAGAAATATGGGAACGATCAGGCAATGCAACAGGCTTCATTGGTAAAAAGATCAATCGTATTTTTTCTCGTTCCGAATTTTTCGCTGATTGCCTTTGCAACGGCGATAGAACCACTGCGCATAGCCAATCGCATGCTTGGCTATGAGGCCTATCGCTGGCGGCTAACCTCGGTTGATGGCAATCCCGTGACAGCCTCCAACGGTGTATCCTGTGCAGTCGATGCCTCACTTGAAGACGAGCGGCGTTTCCTGCAACGTGAACAGCGCCCTTCGATGGTCTTCGTCTGCTCCGGCATGCATGTCGAGGCATTTCGCAACAAATCGGTCTTTGCCTGGTTGCGCGAGGAATATAACCGCGGCGTGGCCGTGGGAGGTTTATGCACCGGCTCCCATATTCTGGCGGCTGCCGGTCTTCTTTCCGGCAAGCGCTGCGCCATTCACTGGGAAAACCTGCCGGGCTTTGCCGAAGCTTTCCCCAAGGCGGACGTTTATGCCGATCTTTTCGAGATCGACGGCAATATCTACACCTGCGCTGGCGGAACCGCCTCGCTCGACATGATGCTCAAACTGATCGGTGATGATTTCGACGCAGATCTGGTCAACAAGATCTGTGAACAGGCGTTGACTGACCGCGTGCGCAATCCGCAGGACCGGCAGCGCCTGCCGCTGCGCGCGCGCCTCGGCAGCCAGAATTCCAAGGTTTTGACGATCATCGAAATGATGGAAGCCAACCTATCCGAGCCGCAGGCGCTGATAAATGTCGCCCATACGATCGGCCTGTCGCGCCGTCAGGTAGAGCGGCTGTTCCGGCAGGAAATGGGACGCTCGCCGGCGCGCTATTATCTGGAAGTGCGGCTTGACCGGGCGCGGCACCTTCTGTTGCAATCCTCCATGCCGGTGGTAGAGGTGGCTGTTGCCTGCGGTTTTGTATCCGCTTCGCATTTTTCCAAATGCTACCGCGAGCTTTACGGGCGCTCACCGCAACAGGAACGCGCAGAGCGCAAAATGCTGATCGCGGCCTGAACCGACCACATAAAACAAAACATTTTCAATGATGTATGAGGCGTTGCGGAATCGGTTTCACAACGCCTCTTTATTATTCCATCTCGATTGCAAGTCGTCGCCCAACGCCGCGAATATGTCGTATAAAGGCCAATCCATCACCCCGGCTGCGACTATGGTTTTACCAACGAATATCGGGGTTATATCAAATGGCAGAGTTTCCCAAAAAAGCGAAAGTAATCATCGTCGGGCTCGGCGGCATCGTCGGGGCTTCCATCGCCCATCACCTGATTGAGCGCGGCTGGGACGATATCGTCGGCATCGACAAATCGGGCATTCCGACCGATATCGGCTCGACGGCACACGCCTCCGATTTCTGCTATGCGACGAG from Brucella sp. BE17 encodes:
- a CDS encoding entericidin EcnAB yields the protein MKLSRIVPVAIILCAFTLASCANTVRGVGRDVKGTANAVEESVQ
- a CDS encoding LysR family transcriptional regulator, whose translation is MTAPVQHPLPLLDIDVLRTFVAIADTGSFSSAANAVFRTPSAVSMQIKKLEEQIGVSVFERDARSVTLTSDGEVLLGFARRLLALNREAVSKFVAPTVTGVVRLGSPDDIGECVLPLVLKRFAETHPGVTVDVVIDQSVNLRKRFAEGRLDLTLVNLSYAMPGKSDIEILLDEELVWAGAKCGNAYRLDPLPLSIWEEGCAWRGNALQALDNAGRPYRIAYMSSHSTGQRAAIMADLAIAPFGKTLLGDGIVALGPEHGLPPLKNYQLGMIIKPDGGAHIQAVAKNLRQVFETYRRSGRFETIRAC
- a CDS encoding GlxA family transcriptional regulator, translating into MQQASLVKRSIVFFLVPNFSLIAFATAIEPLRIANRMLGYEAYRWRLTSVDGNPVTASNGVSCAVDASLEDERRFLQREQRPSMVFVCSGMHVEAFRNKSVFAWLREEYNRGVAVGGLCTGSHILAAAGLLSGKRCAIHWENLPGFAEAFPKADVYADLFEIDGNIYTCAGGTASLDMMLKLIGDDFDADLVNKICEQALTDRVRNPQDRQRLPLRARLGSQNSKVLTIIEMMEANLSEPQALINVAHTIGLSRRQVERLFRQEMGRSPARYYLEVRLDRARHLLLQSSMPVVEVAVACGFVSASHFSKCYRELYGRSPQQERAERKMLIAA